Proteins from a genomic interval of Lysobacter arenosi:
- a CDS encoding Z1 domain-containing protein, which produces MNSCSSNVIGMCQLMLGGGGVVSSERIAEVVDQVCGMKAFEGVDRAELQRVLEERFTVYMPPALILDGDDGHEDWLDQKRPEISWKFWDRYKLHISPKMPAMSFDLGVDRVTSDVLSRLEDPERPGMWDRRGLVVGHVQSGKTANYTGLIAKAADAGYKVIIVLTGMHESLRCQTQIRLDEGFLGRKSQPRGSGAQSFVPTGVGLLDPSVRANTGTSRFQGGDFNAAVAAQFGISPGGLPLLFVVKKNSSVLKNIISWITTAAVAHDPETGRKFVPGVPVLVVDDEADQASVDTGRQKFDEYGQPDPEHNPKTINRQIRQILRLFERVAYVGYTATPFANIFIHDKGSTPDHGDDLFPRSFIVNIPHPDNYVGPAKVFGLDNDPEVGLVGVEALPLVRTVSDHADTDDDEETEGWMPPRQHAKTAHIPLYDGESRVPPSLREAILSFLLAATVRSVRALAPAHNSMLIHVTRFTDVQKRVAVQVETELKDTVRRLVYGDGSRTPSIVDEMRGLWELSEGSFIETNLGCARILGSDVPDLPSWDEVQAALPQLAKSVRVKIINGEAADILDYEEHKEGLNVIAIGGDKLSRGLTLEGLSVSYFLRSSKMYDTLMQMGRWFGYRDGYVDVCRLYIPSELIEWFGHIAMASEELRVEFEKMVANNGTPTEYGLKVRAHPVLLVTSAVKMANGTTMKLSFSGDVAETIIFDRNPDWLDRNRETTEAWLDGLCTRASGTKAGGYIWNDVTSGEVLQLLKSSGYRTHKDARRADAAILARYIEAQVAIGELTDWTVKLCSSGLSDAKSSAVCGKAVGLIRRQPFPVRQQRDRYTIRRLVSPSDERTGIGTVQLDDALASTRERWFRKPEKERDGKQPPDNAGGREIRAVRGKNNGLLLLYPLNSAELGSPQPERGVVMGLAISFPASDTAKEITYRVNKVYGREDDDGDA; this is translated from the coding sequence GTGAATAGCTGTTCGAGCAATGTTATTGGAATGTGCCAGCTCATGCTTGGCGGCGGCGGGGTAGTTTCCTCCGAGAGGATTGCGGAGGTGGTCGATCAGGTGTGCGGAATGAAGGCCTTTGAGGGTGTCGATAGGGCCGAGCTCCAGCGCGTCCTTGAAGAGCGCTTCACCGTCTACATGCCCCCGGCGCTGATTCTCGACGGCGACGATGGCCATGAAGACTGGCTGGACCAGAAACGACCGGAGATCTCCTGGAAGTTCTGGGATAGATACAAACTCCACATCTCGCCAAAGATGCCGGCAATGTCGTTTGACTTGGGCGTTGACCGAGTGACGTCAGACGTTCTGTCTCGCCTAGAGGATCCGGAACGTCCCGGAATGTGGGACCGGCGCGGTCTCGTTGTGGGTCACGTACAGTCCGGGAAGACCGCTAATTACACTGGGCTGATCGCAAAGGCCGCGGACGCGGGCTATAAGGTGATCATTGTGCTGACTGGCATGCATGAGAGCCTGCGATGTCAGACCCAGATTCGCTTGGACGAAGGCTTTCTGGGGAGGAAGAGCCAGCCACGGGGTTCCGGGGCGCAGAGCTTTGTGCCGACGGGTGTGGGACTGCTGGATCCCTCCGTCAGGGCGAATACCGGGACTAGCCGCTTTCAAGGAGGCGACTTCAACGCCGCCGTTGCAGCCCAGTTTGGGATCAGTCCTGGCGGTCTGCCACTGTTGTTCGTGGTCAAAAAGAACTCAAGCGTTCTCAAGAACATCATTTCGTGGATCACCACTGCGGCGGTTGCTCACGATCCGGAGACAGGTCGCAAATTTGTGCCCGGGGTTCCGGTGCTGGTGGTCGACGACGAAGCCGACCAGGCGTCAGTGGACACAGGACGTCAGAAGTTTGACGAGTACGGTCAACCTGATCCCGAGCACAATCCTAAGACCATCAATCGGCAAATTCGCCAGATCCTGAGACTGTTCGAGCGCGTTGCATACGTCGGATATACCGCGACGCCATTCGCCAACATCTTCATCCATGACAAGGGAAGCACTCCTGACCACGGGGATGATCTCTTCCCGCGAAGTTTCATCGTCAACATTCCGCATCCAGACAACTATGTGGGGCCGGCAAAAGTCTTTGGCTTGGATAATGACCCTGAGGTGGGGCTCGTGGGAGTAGAGGCACTTCCCCTGGTGCGTACTGTCTCGGATCATGCAGACACAGACGACGATGAAGAAACCGAAGGCTGGATGCCGCCACGTCAGCATGCAAAAACAGCGCATATTCCGCTGTATGACGGCGAATCGAGAGTTCCCCCGTCGCTGCGCGAAGCAATCCTCTCATTCCTACTCGCTGCGACCGTACGTTCTGTCCGAGCGCTGGCTCCTGCTCACAACTCTATGCTCATCCACGTCACCAGATTCACGGACGTGCAGAAGAGGGTGGCAGTTCAGGTTGAGACCGAACTCAAGGATACTGTTCGTCGCCTCGTTTACGGAGACGGGAGCCGTACTCCTTCCATTGTTGACGAGATGAGGGGGCTCTGGGAACTGAGTGAAGGTAGTTTTATCGAGACCAATCTTGGCTGCGCCAGGATTCTGGGGTCGGACGTTCCTGATCTTCCAAGCTGGGACGAAGTGCAGGCGGCGCTTCCCCAGTTGGCAAAGAGCGTGCGGGTGAAGATCATCAATGGTGAAGCCGCCGACATTCTCGACTATGAGGAGCATAAGGAAGGGCTGAACGTCATCGCTATTGGCGGTGACAAACTGTCTCGCGGACTCACTCTGGAGGGACTGAGCGTCAGTTACTTCCTGCGATCGTCAAAGATGTACGACACACTCATGCAGATGGGCCGTTGGTTTGGCTACCGCGATGGCTACGTGGATGTCTGCAGGCTGTACATTCCAAGTGAACTCATTGAATGGTTCGGCCATATCGCGATGGCGAGCGAGGAGTTACGCGTCGAGTTCGAGAAGATGGTGGCTAACAACGGTACGCCAACCGAGTATGGACTGAAGGTGCGAGCGCATCCGGTGTTGCTTGTGACCTCCGCGGTGAAGATGGCAAACGGAACGACCATGAAGCTCAGCTTCTCAGGCGATGTGGCGGAAACCATCATCTTTGACCGTAATCCGGATTGGTTGGATCGGAATCGAGAGACCACAGAGGCATGGCTGGACGGTCTTTGTACGCGAGCCTCGGGCACGAAGGCGGGCGGATATATCTGGAACGATGTGACCTCGGGCGAGGTGCTCCAGCTCCTCAAGAGCTCGGGTTACCGGACACATAAGGATGCGCGAAGGGCCGATGCGGCCATCTTGGCACGCTACATCGAGGCCCAGGTTGCGATTGGTGAACTGACGGACTGGACAGTAAAACTGTGTTCGTCTGGACTGTCGGACGCGAAGTCGAGTGCAGTTTGCGGAAAGGCAGTGGGACTTATCAGGCGGCAGCCATTTCCTGTGAGGCAGCAAAGGGATCGATACACCATTCGTCGTCTCGTCAGTCCCAGCGATGAGAGGACTGGAATTGGCACCGTGCAACTTGACGACGCGTTGGCAAGTACGCGTGAGAGGTGGTTCAGAAAGCCGGAGAAGGAACGCGACGGCAAGCAACCACCCGACAACGCGGGTGGTCGCGAGATTCGTGCGGTTCGTGGCAAGAATAATGGCCTGCTACTCCTTTACCCTCTGAATTCTGCTGAACTGGGATCTCCCCAGCCGGAGAGGGGAGTCGTCATGGGA
- the aceE gene encoding pyruvate dehydrogenase (acetyl-transferring), homodimeric type translates to MTSLHAAISDILQNDPDPTETREWIESVQAVIEREGAERAHQLLEGMVEVTRRAGAHLPFSPTTEYINTIPAHMEVKSPGDHAMEWRIRSIIRWNALAMVVRANRKPGDLGGHIASFASAATLYDVGFNHFWRAPSADHPGDVIGVQGHSSPGIYARSFLEGRISESQLDHFRMEVDGRGISSYPHPWLMPDYWQVPTVSMGLGPLAAIYQARNWKYLEGRGLMPKSDRKVWAFLGDGETDEPESLGAISVAGREGLDNLVFVINCNLQRLDGPVRGNGKIIQELEGQFRGAGWNVIKTVWGSYWDPLLARDTTGKLRQLMMETVDGEYQNCKAFGGKYTRENFFNKYPETAQLVANLSDDDIWRLNRGGHDPHKVYAAYHEAVNTKGMPTVILAKTVKGYGMGAAGESLNPTHQTKKLDDDAVRMFRDRFNIPVTDAQLADGKVPFFHPGENSPEVEYMMERRKSLGGFLPQRRQKSTQSLEAPKLEGFDRLLKSTGEREISTTMAFVQALNIILRDKQVGPRVVPIVADEARTFGMEGLFRQIGIYAPHGQKYKPVDRDQLMYYREDAAGQVLEEGITEAGAFASWMAAATSYSTNDLPMLPFYIYYSMFGFQRIGDAAWQAADMRARGFLLGATAGRTTLNGEGLQHEDGHSHLLAGAIPNCRAYDPTFGFEVAVIVQHGMQRMLTEQQDEYYYITLMNENYGHPDMPEGAADGIIKGMYLLKDAGKAKKGELRVQLMGSGTILREAIAAAELLDKDFGVTADIWSCPSFNELRRDGFDAERWNRMNPEAKTPRKPYVTELLEGRQGPAIVATDYVRAYADQIRAFVPMHYTVLGTDGFGRSDTRANLRRHFEVDRYYIAHAAIAALAAEGKMTGKDVARAIKTYKLDGEKPNPIYA, encoded by the coding sequence ATGACTTCTCTCCACGCCGCGATTTCCGACATCCTCCAGAACGACCCGGACCCGACCGAGACCCGCGAGTGGATCGAGTCCGTCCAGGCCGTCATCGAGCGCGAGGGCGCCGAGCGCGCCCACCAGCTGCTCGAAGGGATGGTGGAAGTCACCCGTCGCGCCGGCGCGCACCTGCCGTTCTCGCCGACCACCGAATACATCAACACCATTCCCGCGCACATGGAGGTCAAGAGCCCCGGTGACCACGCGATGGAATGGCGCATCCGTTCGATCATCCGTTGGAACGCGCTGGCCATGGTCGTGCGCGCCAACCGCAAGCCCGGCGACCTCGGCGGCCACATCGCCAGCTTCGCTTCGGCGGCCACGCTCTATGACGTCGGCTTCAACCATTTCTGGCGCGCACCGAGCGCCGACCACCCGGGCGACGTGATCGGCGTCCAGGGCCACAGCTCGCCGGGCATCTACGCCCGTTCGTTCCTGGAAGGCCGCATCAGCGAATCGCAGCTCGACCACTTCCGCATGGAAGTCGACGGCCGCGGCATCAGCTCCTACCCGCATCCGTGGCTGATGCCGGACTACTGGCAGGTGCCGACCGTGTCGATGGGCCTGGGCCCGCTGGCCGCCATCTACCAGGCGCGCAACTGGAAGTACCTGGAAGGCCGCGGCCTGATGCCCAAGTCCGACCGAAAGGTCTGGGCGTTCCTCGGCGACGGCGAGACGGACGAGCCCGAATCGCTCGGCGCGATCTCGGTCGCCGGCCGCGAAGGCCTCGACAACCTGGTCTTCGTCATCAACTGCAACCTGCAGCGCCTCGATGGCCCGGTGCGCGGCAACGGCAAGATCATCCAGGAACTGGAAGGCCAGTTCCGCGGCGCCGGCTGGAACGTCATCAAGACCGTGTGGGGCAGCTACTGGGATCCGCTCCTGGCGCGCGACACCACCGGCAAGCTGCGCCAGCTGATGATGGAAACCGTCGACGGCGAGTACCAGAACTGCAAGGCGTTCGGCGGCAAGTACACGCGCGAGAACTTCTTCAACAAGTACCCCGAGACCGCCCAGCTCGTCGCCAACCTCAGCGACGACGACATCTGGCGCCTCAACCGCGGCGGCCACGATCCGCACAAGGTCTACGCGGCGTACCACGAGGCCGTGAACACCAAGGGCATGCCGACCGTGATCCTCGCCAAGACGGTCAAGGGCTACGGCATGGGCGCGGCTGGCGAGTCGCTCAACCCGACCCACCAGACCAAGAAGCTCGACGACGACGCCGTGCGCATGTTCCGCGACCGCTTCAACATCCCGGTCACGGATGCGCAGCTGGCCGACGGCAAGGTGCCGTTCTTCCATCCGGGCGAGAATTCGCCGGAAGTGGAATACATGATGGAGCGCCGCAAGTCGCTCGGCGGCTTCCTGCCGCAGCGCCGCCAGAAGTCCACGCAGTCGCTGGAAGCGCCGAAGCTGGAAGGCTTCGACCGCCTGCTCAAGAGCACCGGCGAGCGCGAGATCAGCACGACGATGGCGTTCGTGCAGGCGCTGAACATCATCCTGCGCGACAAGCAGGTTGGCCCGCGCGTGGTGCCCATCGTCGCCGACGAAGCGCGCACCTTCGGCATGGAAGGCCTGTTCCGCCAGATCGGCATCTACGCCCCGCACGGCCAGAAGTACAAGCCGGTCGACCGCGACCAGCTGATGTACTACCGCGAAGACGCGGCCGGCCAGGTGCTGGAAGAAGGCATCACCGAAGCCGGCGCGTTCGCCAGCTGGATGGCCGCGGCCACCAGCTACAGCACCAACGACCTCCCGATGCTGCCGTTCTACATCTACTACTCGATGTTCGGCTTCCAGCGCATCGGCGACGCCGCCTGGCAGGCCGCCGACATGCGTGCCCGTGGCTTCCTGCTCGGCGCCACCGCCGGCCGCACCACGTTGAACGGTGAAGGCCTGCAGCACGAAGACGGCCACAGCCACCTGCTCGCCGGCGCGATCCCGAACTGCCGCGCGTACGACCCGACCTTCGGCTTCGAAGTGGCGGTGATCGTGCAGCACGGCATGCAGCGCATGCTCACCGAGCAGCAGGACGAGTACTACTACATCACCCTGATGAACGAGAACTACGGCCACCCGGACATGCCGGAAGGCGCCGCGGACGGCATCATCAAGGGCATGTACCTGCTGAAGGACGCCGGCAAGGCGAAGAAGGGCGAACTGCGCGTGCAGCTGATGGGCAGCGGCACGATCCTGCGCGAAGCCATCGCCGCGGCGGAACTGCTCGACAAGGACTTCGGCGTCACCGCCGACATCTGGTCGTGCCCGAGCTTCAACGAACTGCGTCGAGATGGTTTCGATGCCGAGCGTTGGAACCGCATGAACCCGGAAGCGAAGACCCCGCGCAAGCCGTACGTGACCGAGCTGCTGGAAGGCCGCCAGGGCCCGGCGATCGTCGCGACCGACTACGTGCGCGCCTACGCCGACCAGATCCGCGCATTCGTGCCGATGCATTACACGGTGCTGGGCACGGACGGCTTCGGCCGCAGCGACACGCGTGCGAACCTGCGCCGTCACTTTGAGGTTGACCGTTACTACATCGCACACGCCGCGATCGCAGCGCTGGCGGCGGAAGGGAAGATGACGGGGAAGGATGTGGCGCGGGCCATCAAGACTTACAAGCTTGATGGGGAGAAGCCAAACCCGATCTACGCGTAG
- a CDS encoding ATP-binding protein, whose protein sequence is MTIVDFNSDDQADYDNVPPGASLLQSLRSVGYSLPTAVADIADNSIAAHARVIRLDFVWDGDQSCIAIIDDGDGMSETELREAMRPASRNPLEVRDASDLGRFGLGLKTASFSQCRQLCVISKRKGGNLAVRTWDLDYVADRNEWRLLKVITQSAKPYADVISGLESGTAVVWGKLDRVVNEGTGAQDPVGQTRFHAQIEEVEQHLGLTYHKFIEAKTLRISVNGSAVRSWNPYLDNALQVIATPIESIEYRGTEILFQGFVLPHKDKLTNEEFERSGGPNGWNAQQGFYVYRNGRLLLCGDWLGLGSPTRWTIREEFRLARISIEIGNTTDADWHLDVKKSTARPPAIVRPRLTHLAETVRERARSVFVHRGRYGKRAVPKEEVVRPWHVLSNGSKSRYVINRSHPLVASAISSAGQSVEFDRLFRLLEQTIPIQQIWLDAVQETTSSAYDDVSLDVIRSDLRCIRDHLEQSGLSPQLAISALRNIEPFMDFPKLIKELEGE, encoded by the coding sequence GTGACTATCGTGGACTTCAACTCAGACGATCAGGCGGACTACGACAATGTCCCGCCTGGCGCTTCTCTTCTGCAATCACTCAGGTCTGTCGGCTATTCCCTCCCCACCGCTGTCGCCGACATCGCCGACAACTCAATCGCAGCACATGCCCGGGTAATTCGGCTCGATTTCGTCTGGGATGGCGATCAGTCCTGCATCGCGATCATCGATGACGGCGACGGGATGTCCGAGACCGAACTCAGGGAGGCGATGCGGCCTGCTTCACGCAACCCGCTCGAAGTTCGCGACGCTTCTGACTTGGGTCGTTTCGGCTTGGGTCTGAAGACCGCGTCTTTCTCACAGTGTAGGCAGCTCTGCGTCATCTCCAAAAGAAAGGGCGGAAACCTGGCTGTCCGGACGTGGGATCTTGATTACGTCGCAGACCGGAATGAGTGGCGGTTGCTGAAGGTGATAACGCAGTCGGCCAAGCCGTATGCCGATGTTATTTCCGGGCTCGAAAGCGGGACGGCCGTGGTCTGGGGAAAGTTGGACCGAGTAGTGAATGAGGGTACGGGCGCGCAGGACCCCGTCGGGCAGACCCGATTTCATGCGCAGATTGAGGAGGTCGAACAGCACTTGGGCCTGACGTACCACAAGTTCATTGAGGCCAAAACACTGAGAATCTCAGTGAATGGTTCCGCCGTGCGTTCATGGAACCCCTACCTGGACAACGCGCTTCAGGTCATCGCGACCCCGATCGAGTCAATCGAGTATCGCGGGACCGAGATCCTCTTCCAAGGGTTCGTGCTGCCCCACAAAGATAAATTGACCAACGAGGAGTTTGAGCGGTCCGGCGGTCCAAATGGGTGGAACGCTCAGCAGGGCTTTTACGTCTATCGCAACGGCCGACTGCTCCTGTGCGGAGACTGGCTCGGCCTTGGATCGCCGACGCGCTGGACCATCCGAGAAGAGTTCAGGCTCGCGAGAATCTCGATAGAGATCGGAAATACGACCGATGCTGACTGGCACTTGGACGTAAAGAAATCAACAGCGCGGCCTCCGGCAATCGTCCGGCCTCGGCTCACACACCTAGCCGAGACAGTACGCGAACGAGCCCGGTCTGTATTTGTGCATCGCGGGCGATACGGAAAGCGGGCAGTACCGAAGGAAGAAGTTGTCAGACCGTGGCACGTGCTGAGCAACGGGTCGAAGTCACGATACGTCATCAATCGCAGTCATCCGCTTGTCGCGTCGGCGATCTCGTCAGCGGGGCAATCGGTGGAGTTCGACAGGCTCTTTCGATTGCTCGAGCAGACGATCCCGATTCAGCAGATCTGGCTGGATGCGGTTCAGGAGACGACCAGCTCAGCCTACGACGACGTCAGCTTGGATGTGATCAGGTCAGACCTTCGCTGTATCCGCGATCACTTGGAGCAGAGTGGGCTTTCGCCCCAGTTGGCCATCTCCGCGTTGAGGAACATCGAGCCCTTCATGGATTTTCCAAAGCTGATCAAGGAGCTGGAAGGTGAATAG